From the genome of Ptychodera flava strain L36383 chromosome 22, AS_Pfla_20210202, whole genome shotgun sequence, one region includes:
- the LOC139122514 gene encoding uncharacterized protein — protein MSDDPTDFFIPDIERGERTVRGYRSWPFITKASLILLGFIPHNANRKCIRCAKRTTASEATDEDGDDVGERESHSSRIDATTHQNEGGNSSSRRRSYGSINSSSPACVVCESLNPHPKKNYETIPSRRRRFCHVAMLTIVTTMLSMNLLQHVATRWGSENLLLYIVSYTTFFGPFVAVAVYRLVATLIPCPPTGSRGIHTMTDTNVLGLLNRVDVSRYVIPGYINLAIVLLYVISISSFHLYHLHNCNEVMPLGIFAYFCELVGVFLFMAFWHIAYVLRMALQNDLKHTSIFLKQHHHDDSVNRRRVMESYLEFYRLDCFFFMWMAFQISIVAFKIFSLVYWDYFLYSRAIKFLDRYESTEARIIDVVMWIEIVILFFPLVSAGALNVNYLWEKFYALVEYEQDGPCWPCVKMVRYLFKARDNINITICGCVFSIFVAFNLGSQHARYWAGGICFNPYNSTTFNSTALNFVF, from the exons ATGTCTGACGACCCCACGGATTTCTTTATTCCTGATATTGAAAGGGGTGAGAGGACTGTCAGAGGTTACAGGTCATGGCCGTTCATCACAAAGGCTAGTCTCATATTGCTCGGTTTTATTCCACACAATGCAAACCGAAAGTGCATCCGCTGTGCAAAGCGAACGACAGCCTCggaagcgactgatgaagatgGCGACGATGTAGGGGAGCGGGAAAGCCACAGCAGCCGAATTGACGCTACTACCCATCAAAACGAGGGCGGTAATTCGAGCAGTAGGAGAAGGAGCTATGGTTCGATAAATAGCAGCTCACCAGCGTGTGTCGTCTGCGAAAGTCTGAATCCACAtccgaaaaaaaatt ATGAAACTATACCTTCACGTCGAAGGCGTTTCTGTCACGTGGCTATGCTGACGATTGTCACCACGATGCTAAGTATGAACTTGTTACAGCACGTTGCAACTCGCTGGGGTAGCGAGAACTTGCTTCTGTACATCGTATCCTACACAACTTTCTTCGGGCCGTTCGTTGCTGTCGCCGTGTACCGTCTGGTGGCTACGCTCATACCATGTCCTCCTACCGGCTCCCGTGGCATACACACCATGACCGACACTAACGTCCTTGGACTTCTGAACCGTGTCGACGTCAGCAGGTATGTCATCCCAGGCTACATTAATCTCGCCATTGTCCTGCTGTACGTAATCTCCATCTCATCGTTTCACCTCTACCACCTGCATAACTGCAATGAAGTTATGCCACTTGGAATCTTCGCTTACTTCTGCGAATTGGTTGGAGTGTTTCTTTTCATGGCGTTTTGGCACATCGCTTACGTGCTCCGCATGGCCCTGCAAAACGATCTCAAGCACACGTCGATCTTTCTGAAACAACACCACCACGACGATTCCGTAAACCGGCGGAGAGTCATGGAAAGTTACCTAGAGTTCTATCGTCTTGACTGCTTCTTCTTCATGTGGATGGCCTTCCAAATTTCTATCGTGGCGTTCAAAATTTTCAGCTTGGTGTACTGGGATTATTTTCTGTACAGCCGCGCCATTAAGTTCCTCGACCGCTACGAGAGTACAGAAGCAAGGATTATCGACGTCGTCATGTGGATTGAAATCGTCATTCTTTTCTTCCCGCTGGTTTCTGCCGGCGCGCTGAACGTCAACTACCTGTGGGAAAAGTTCTACGCTCTCGTTGAATACGAACAGGATGGACCGTGCTGGCCCTGTGTCAAAATGGTCAGATATTTGTTCAAGGCAAGGGATAACATCAATATAACCATTTGTGGCTGTGTCTTCAGTATCTTTGTCGCATTCAACTTAGGAAGCCAGCACGCAAGATACTGGGCTGGTGGCATTTGTTTTAATCCTTACAACAGCACGACATTCAACAGTACAGCTTTGAATTTCGTGTTTTAA